One genomic region from Candidatus Bathyarchaeia archaeon encodes:
- a CDS encoding SAM-dependent chlorinase/fluorinase, with the protein MNRLITLTTDFGLLDPYVAEIKAVILGINPDAKIVDISHQIEKFNIKMGAYILASAASYFPKGTIHVAIIDPGVGTKRKPILIETKDSFLIGPDNGVLALAAEKQGIKHVYEIANPKYMLPKISTTFHGRDIFAPVAAHLSKGVPPSEFGPEIRRIAKPQFAKIIRANSMLVGEVIHVDSFGNIITNFTAKELESFGIRENLNLKIRENPLKLKLCKAYAEVEAKKPLAIIGSHNFLEISVNQGSAAKMFNVKAGDKVILYRS; encoded by the coding sequence ATGAACCGGCTGATAACGTTAACCACGGATTTCGGACTGTTAGACCCATATGTTGCAGAAATTAAAGCCGTTATTTTAGGAATAAATCCAGACGCGAAAATAGTCGATATAAGCCACCAAATAGAAAAATTCAATATAAAAATGGGCGCATACATTTTAGCAAGCGCGGCTTCATACTTTCCAAAGGGCACAATACACGTAGCCATTATAGATCCTGGTGTGGGAACAAAACGTAAACCAATCTTGATTGAGACAAAAGACAGCTTTCTTATAGGACCGGACAACGGCGTCCTAGCCTTGGCGGCCGAAAAACAGGGCATAAAACATGTTTATGAAATAGCAAATCCCAAGTATATGTTGCCAAAAATTTCAACAACCTTCCATGGAAGGGACATTTTCGCCCCAGTAGCCGCACATCTATCAAAAGGTGTTCCACCGTCAGAGTTTGGACCTGAAATCCGTCGGATTGCGAAGCCACAATTTGCAAAAATCATCAGGGCAAACTCTATGTTGGTGGGTGAGGTCATACACGTGGATAGTTTTGGGAACATAATTACAAACTTTACGGCTAAGGAACTGGAATCATTTGGAATAAGGGAAAATTTAAACTTAAAGATTAGAGAGAACCCATTAAAGCTAAAGCTTTGTAAGGCTTATGCTGAAGTGGAAGCAAAAAAGCCTCTGGCAATAATAGGCAGCCACAATTTTTTGGAGATATCAGTAAACCAGGGGAGCGCTGCCAAAATGTTTAATGTTAAGGCTGGGGACAAGGTTATACTTTATCGCTCTTAG
- a CDS encoding nicotinamide-nucleotide adenylyltransferase gives MVKRGLFVGRFQPFHKGHLNVVKDILNEVDELVIVVGSAQYSHRIDNPFTTGERILMIRKALEEARIDLSRIWIVPVPDVHIHMVWVSAVEGYTPRFDVVYSNEPLTRRLFIEAGYEVKSIRFHKRKVYSATEIRQRMLKGGNWEELVPESVAEFIKEIGGVERLKDLTKSDKV, from the coding sequence ATGGTTAAGCGCGGTCTTTTTGTTGGGAGATTTCAGCCATTTCATAAGGGACACCTTAATGTTGTGAAAGACATTTTGAATGAGGTTGACGAGCTTGTAATTGTTGTTGGAAGCGCACAATACAGCCACCGCATCGACAACCCTTTCACAACCGGCGAAAGAATACTAATGATTCGAAAGGCTTTAGAAGAGGCTAGAATAGATTTGAGCCGCATATGGATTGTGCCAGTGCCAGACGTCCACATACACATGGTTTGGGTTTCAGCTGTTGAGGGCTATACGCCACGCTTCGATGTTGTTTACTCAAATGAGCCCCTAACGCGGAGGCTTTTCATAGAGGCTGGCTACGAGGTTAAATCAATACGCTTCCACAAGCGGAAGGTCTACTCTGCAACAGAGATAAGGCAAAGAATGCTGAAAGGGGGGAACTGGGAGGAGCTTGTTCCAGAAAGCGTGGCTGAATTCATAAAAGAGATCGGCGGTGTTGAGAGGCTTAAGGACTTAACTAAGAGCGATAAAGTATAA
- a CDS encoding MGMT family protein has protein sequence MINIYAKFCEGLWFGVACDEKSVFATAFAPSQELVLRSLLKSIPFNVPFQYSEEGTFFAEQVIATLRDIYYGKDVRNKFSVNMESLSDYMQRVLKVTAQIPVGYVASYGTVAEAAGGSPRTVGRVMASNPFPLLIPCHRVVASDFSLGGYGGGLQVKLEILSREKRGCSKEQQIPIDGRRLKIFPVEFVLEKAIKKTIKF, from the coding sequence ATGATAAACATATATGCGAAATTTTGTGAGGGCTTGTGGTTTGGTGTGGCATGCGATGAAAAAAGTGTTTTCGCCACGGCATTTGCGCCAAGCCAAGAGCTGGTTCTACGCAGTTTATTGAAGAGCATCCCATTTAATGTTCCTTTTCAATATTCTGAAGAGGGTACATTTTTCGCCGAACAAGTAATTGCTACGTTAAGGGACATTTACTATGGCAAGGATGTACGCAATAAGTTTTCCGTAAACATGGAATCTTTATCAGACTATATGCAAAGGGTTTTGAAAGTCACCGCCCAGATTCCAGTGGGCTATGTGGCTTCTTATGGAACTGTTGCTGAGGCTGCTGGTGGAAGCCCAAGGACTGTCGGTCGGGTTATGGCTTCAAACCCATTTCCGCTTCTCATCCCCTGCCATAGAGTTGTGGCTTCAGACTTTTCCTTGGGTGGGTATGGCGGAGGATTACAGGTTAAGCTAGAAATTTTGAGCCGTGAAAAGAGAGGCTGCAGCAAAGAGCAGCAAATACCCATAGACGGAAGAAGGCTAAAAATTTTCCCGGTGGAATTTGTCCTAGAAAAGGCTATAAAGAAAACGATAAAGTTTTAA
- the psmB gene encoding archaeal proteasome endopeptidase complex subunit beta: MEKEGQMPQYLWVPGATTVGIVCRDGVILASEKRVSYGYLVVSRGGKKVFKITDHIGAACAGLVSDMQILVREVEAYANLYSMDVGRPISVRSAAKLMSNLLFANRLAPLITQTIVGGIDEEGASLYVLDVLGSVIPDKFAVVGSGTEIAMGVLEESYREGLSMEEGKELVIRAIKSAISRDIMSGDGIDFLFITKDGTREESIKF; the protein is encoded by the coding sequence GTGGAAAAGGAAGGGCAAATGCCCCAATACTTATGGGTTCCGGGCGCCACAACTGTGGGCATAGTTTGCAGAGACGGTGTCATACTTGCCTCTGAAAAGCGAGTTTCATACGGATATCTTGTTGTCAGCAGAGGCGGGAAAAAAGTCTTCAAAATAACAGATCACATAGGCGCGGCATGCGCCGGACTGGTCTCAGACATGCAAATTTTGGTGCGTGAAGTGGAAGCTTATGCAAACTTGTACAGCATGGATGTTGGAAGACCAATATCCGTTAGGTCGGCCGCCAAACTCATGTCAAACTTGCTCTTTGCCAATAGGCTGGCGCCGCTCATAACACAGACAATTGTTGGAGGAATAGACGAAGAAGGAGCCTCGCTCTATGTTTTAGACGTTTTAGGCTCGGTCATACCCGACAAATTCGCTGTTGTGGGTTCAGGAACAGAAATAGCCATGGGCGTCCTTGAAGAAAGCTATAGGGAAGGCTTAAGCATGGAGGAGGGCAAAGAACTGGTCATTAGGGCGATAAAATCCGCCATAAGCAGGGACATAATGAGCGGTGACGGCATAGACTTCCTATTCATAACAAAGGATGGAACCCGCGAAGAATCAATAAAGTTCTAA
- a CDS encoding TIGR00296 family protein: MSFDLSLEEGKILVRLARNAVEEYLRTRKRIRVPEGIPEKLMQPCGVFVTINSVENGEKELRGCIGLPYPTTPLAQAVIESAISSATQDPRFYPLSLSELEKVVFEVSVLTPPQLVEAEKPNEYPSKIKVGVDGLIVERGIYKGLLLPQVPVEWNWDEEEFLCQCCLKAGLPPDCWLMKGTKVYKFQAIIFEEEKPKGEIKRKILQ; this comes from the coding sequence TTGTCTTTCGATTTGAGCCTAGAAGAGGGGAAAATTCTCGTTAGGCTTGCCCGCAACGCGGTAGAAGAATATCTAAGAACAAGAAAGCGCATCCGCGTCCCAGAGGGAATACCTGAAAAATTGATGCAGCCTTGCGGAGTGTTCGTAACAATAAACAGTGTCGAAAATGGAGAAAAGGAACTCAGGGGATGCATAGGACTTCCTTATCCAACGACACCATTAGCCCAAGCGGTTATAGAATCCGCCATAAGCTCAGCAACCCAAGACCCGAGATTTTATCCCCTTTCCCTAAGCGAGTTGGAAAAAGTTGTTTTCGAGGTAAGTGTTCTAACCCCGCCGCAACTGGTTGAGGCTGAAAAACCAAACGAGTATCCATCAAAAATCAAAGTCGGTGTGGACGGATTGATTGTTGAAAGAGGAATTTATAAGGGGCTTCTTCTGCCACAAGTGCCGGTGGAATGGAACTGGGATGAAGAGGAGTTCCTTTGCCAATGTTGTTTAAAGGCAGGTCTCCCTCCGGACTGCTGGCTCATGAAAGGTACAAAAGTCTATAAGTTTCAAGCCATAATATTCGAGGAGGAAAAACCGAAAGGCGAGATTAAGCGTAAAATTCTCCAGTAA
- a CDS encoding glycosyltransferase, giving the protein MRLMLSCTELGLGHVSRLVALGRKLKTRGNELFFFSGGRAYRILEKEFENVYYCTPVGWYENAYGVIVSASILNILFPLPHLNAESGKLGIKLPSGIETMYRYYDLRRSILKIKPDVIISDSDLHALRLAWRWHYPSVYIANVIRPSYSFFPLLILGERFTERYVRSCSKIIVPDVPPPYTICEYNLGDLEDIGVADKVEFVGSFVDVTPIKKGGESHIFVPISGPVGTRSRLKRVIIPVLSRLETESIVSLGEYGEKRMAKVGSCTVYTWLSPRERSNFMANAKLVIFSGGHNTCFEVIKYAKPSICIPTQPEQLANAKKLQDMCCSVIVKNKDKLAHAIREMERSIDFYKKNVQRLNRYASKFKGVDRAVEIIEKVAQEGWK; this is encoded by the coding sequence ATGCGATTAATGCTGAGCTGCACCGAGCTTGGATTGGGGCATGTATCGAGGCTGGTGGCTTTAGGGAGAAAATTAAAGACTAGAGGGAATGAACTTTTCTTTTTCTCGGGTGGACGTGCTTATAGAATTCTGGAGAAGGAATTTGAAAATGTATATTACTGCACCCCCGTAGGTTGGTATGAAAATGCTTATGGAGTGATTGTTTCCGCGTCTATTTTGAATATTTTGTTTCCTTTGCCACATCTCAACGCAGAAAGCGGAAAGCTTGGAATTAAATTACCTAGTGGAATAGAAACAATGTATCGCTATTATGACCTTAGGCGGAGCATTTTGAAAATCAAACCTGACGTTATTATTTCAGATAGTGATTTGCACGCGTTGCGTTTGGCATGGAGATGGCATTACCCATCGGTATATATAGCAAATGTTATTCGTCCAAGCTACAGTTTTTTTCCATTGCTTATTCTGGGTGAAAGATTTACTGAACGTTATGTGAGAAGCTGTTCAAAAATAATTGTTCCGGATGTCCCCCCACCATACACTATTTGCGAATACAATTTAGGCGACTTGGAAGATATCGGAGTTGCGGATAAAGTTGAATTTGTCGGAAGCTTTGTTGACGTTACACCAATTAAAAAAGGTGGTGAAAGTCACATCTTCGTTCCAATAAGTGGACCGGTTGGAACGAGGTCTCGTTTGAAACGGGTTATTATTCCTGTTTTGAGCCGTTTAGAAACAGAAAGCATAGTCAGCCTTGGAGAATACGGCGAAAAAAGGATGGCAAAAGTTGGGAGTTGCACCGTATACACGTGGCTTTCACCGCGAGAGAGAAGTAATTTTATGGCAAACGCGAAACTAGTAATTTTTAGCGGAGGGCATAACACCTGTTTTGAAGTTATAAAGTATGCGAAACCAAGCATATGCATCCCAACTCAGCCTGAGCAGCTTGCGAACGCTAAGAAACTGCAGGACATGTGTTGTTCTGTAATTGTCAAAAACAAGGATAAGTTAGCGCATGCTATTCGTGAGATGGAGAGAAGCATAGATTTTTACAAGAAAAACGTGCAGAGACTAAACCGGTATGCCAGCAAATTTAAAGGCGTTGACAGAGCCGTAGAAATAATAGAAAAGGTTGCCCAAGAAGGTTGGAAATGA
- the nadC gene encoding carboxylating nicotinate-nucleotide diphosphorylase, with the protein MFLPKRILEKKLHRMLAEDLGQGDITSTLIVPEGCMAEAEVIAKEAGVIAGIEEAKVLLESLGLKLEALTKDGEKIKPKQVLMKIYGDARTILAVERTLLNIISRMSGIATATRKLVEKVKRAGYKTIVACTRKTAPGLQYFDKKAVSVGGGDTHRLHLDDMILIKDNHIKIAGSVEKAVKTAKEKASFSKKVEIEVSSADEALTAAKAGADIIMLDNFSPDQIKRAVEKLKRAGFLEKVLLEASGGITAENIVAYASTGVDIVSLGEITDSPKALDISLEIKSFKLP; encoded by the coding sequence ATGTTCCTGCCTAAGAGAATTTTGGAGAAAAAACTCCATCGAATGCTTGCAGAGGACCTTGGACAAGGTGACATAACATCAACCCTAATAGTTCCAGAAGGTTGCATGGCGGAGGCTGAGGTAATAGCCAAAGAAGCAGGTGTAATTGCTGGAATAGAGGAGGCAAAAGTGCTTCTTGAAAGCCTAGGCTTAAAACTTGAGGCTTTAACTAAAGATGGGGAGAAAATAAAGCCGAAACAGGTTTTGATGAAAATTTACGGCGACGCCAGAACAATATTGGCTGTTGAGCGAACATTACTGAACATTATTTCAAGAATGAGCGGCATAGCCACAGCCACACGGAAGCTTGTTGAGAAAGTCAAGAGGGCGGGATACAAAACGATAGTTGCATGTACACGAAAAACAGCGCCCGGGCTCCAGTACTTCGACAAGAAGGCAGTCTCCGTTGGTGGAGGCGACACTCATAGGCTTCACTTGGACGACATGATCCTCATAAAGGATAATCACATCAAAATCGCCGGAAGTGTCGAGAAAGCAGTTAAAACTGCCAAGGAAAAAGCCTCCTTTAGCAAAAAAGTTGAAATTGAAGTATCCAGCGCCGATGAGGCTTTGACGGCGGCAAAAGCGGGAGCAGACATAATTATGCTTGATAATTTTTCGCCAGACCAGATTAAAAGGGCTGTTGAAAAATTGAAAAGGGCTGGCTTTTTAGAAAAGGTTTTGTTAGAGGCAAGCGGAGGGATAACAGCCGAAAACATTGTGGCATACGCATCAACGGGAGTGGACATCGTTAGCCTCGGCGAAATAACAGACAGCCCAAAAGCATTGGACATAAGCTTAGAAATCAAAAGTTTTAAGCTGCCATAG
- a CDS encoding DUF4152 family protein gives MNIVAADSSAAILNEKFEPVYIVATAAVLVKPPYREPSVCLAMPVFADAEDSHEVIVREAELCKQLVAKVGADVVHLDISLGAISLEQLSPIQLSNLKISSKAKSNLIKILPRLRKIAGEITQKYGIETLAIGKDSVPVRVAELTAGAHAIIYASEKAVKEDSSLMLGLPLKCQPRFKENGVYIHSLMAAEHDVRGYAEDVEKILKKVNIVEMLNPLARGFRVLKISLRQQG, from the coding sequence TTGAATATAGTTGCTGCTGATTCTTCCGCTGCGATCCTAAATGAAAAATTTGAGCCGGTGTATATTGTTGCCACCGCCGCCGTTTTGGTTAAACCACCTTATAGAGAGCCCAGCGTGTGTCTGGCTATGCCAGTTTTTGCAGACGCTGAAGACAGCCACGAGGTTATAGTGCGCGAGGCGGAGCTCTGCAAACAATTAGTTGCAAAAGTTGGAGCCGACGTTGTACATCTTGACATATCACTTGGCGCCATTTCGCTTGAACAGCTTTCACCTATTCAGCTTTCAAATTTGAAAATTTCCAGCAAGGCTAAAAGCAATTTAATAAAAATTCTTCCAAGGCTTAGAAAAATAGCAGGTGAAATAACACAAAAATATGGTATTGAGACCTTAGCCATAGGCAAGGATAGCGTCCCAGTGAGAGTGGCGGAACTAACAGCGGGAGCACATGCCATAATATACGCTTCTGAAAAAGCTGTGAAAGAGGACAGTTCACTAATGCTTGGACTGCCTTTAAAATGTCAGCCGAGGTTCAAAGAAAATGGTGTTTATATCCACTCTTTGATGGCTGCTGAACATGACGTAAGGGGATATGCAGAAGACGTGGAGAAAATCTTGAAAAAAGTTAATATTGTTGAGATGCTGAACCCGTTGGCAAGAGGTTTCAGAGTACTAAAAATAAGTCTAAGACAGCAAGGATAG
- a CDS encoding RlmE family RNA methyltransferase, with product MPKAWIQERKRDYYYRKAKEEKYRSRAAYKLFQAIEKYHFIREGDVVVDLGAAPGGWTQAARKIVGAEGFVLGVDLKSIAPFPEKNVRTIIGDITEPDTTKEILEMLPRKADAVISDVSPNISGIWELDHARQIDLAQKALEIALETLKLGGNFFVKVFQGDMLNDFISMVKRHFEDVKIIKPKASRAKSSEIFILGIRFKG from the coding sequence TTGCCTAAAGCATGGATACAAGAACGCAAAAGAGACTACTATTATAGAAAGGCGAAAGAAGAGAAATACCGTTCAAGAGCAGCCTACAAACTTTTCCAAGCAATAGAAAAATACCACTTCATCAGAGAAGGCGACGTTGTCGTCGACTTAGGCGCAGCCCCAGGCGGATGGACACAAGCCGCAAGAAAAATTGTTGGGGCTGAAGGCTTTGTTTTAGGAGTCGATCTAAAATCAATCGCCCCCTTTCCAGAGAAAAACGTCAGAACAATAATAGGTGACATAACAGAGCCCGACACTACGAAAGAAATTTTGGAGATGCTGCCCAGAAAAGCAGACGCTGTCATTTCAGACGTCTCGCCGAACATTTCCGGGATATGGGAGCTTGACCACGCCCGTCAAATAGACCTCGCACAAAAGGCTCTTGAAATAGCTTTAGAAACCTTAAAGCTCGGTGGAAACTTTTTTGTGAAGGTTTTTCAGGGCGACATGTTAAATGATTTTATAAGTATGGTTAAGCGGCACTTCGAAGATGTGAAGATAATAAAGCCTAAGGCGAGCAGAGCGAAAAGCTCGGAAATCTTCATTCTAGGAATACGCTTCAAAGGCTGA
- a CDS encoding transcriptional regulator yields MEREMPKHNDLEQKALQIIMSSGNEGLLQSELWRKLGASSREGSRIALKLESKGLIRRERELRNGRWTYRLYPKRLPASIDSIADCPCMMCPDTSRCGPTGTITPHGCEKLTDWLIRLAEGEYKILGDS; encoded by the coding sequence ATGGAGAGGGAGATGCCAAAACATAACGATTTGGAGCAAAAAGCTCTTCAAATAATCATGAGCTCTGGAAATGAGGGTCTGCTACAATCGGAACTGTGGAGGAAGCTTGGAGCCAGCAGCAGGGAAGGCTCAAGGATAGCCCTAAAACTTGAGAGCAAGGGCTTAATACGCCGTGAAAGGGAGCTACGCAACGGAAGATGGACTTATAGGCTTTATCCAAAAAGGCTTCCAGCGTCAATAGACTCGATAGCCGACTGCCCCTGCATGATGTGCCCAGACACGTCAAGATGTGGACCGACAGGCACAATAACACCGCATGGCTGTGAAAAGCTAACGGATTGGCTTATACGATTAGCTGAGGGCGAGTACAAAATCTTAGGTGACAGCTAG
- the kae1 gene encoding KEOPS complex N(6)-L-threonylcarbamoyladenine synthase Kae1, producing the protein MSAKTVEGYCLGIESTADDFGVGIATFKGEILANVISAYMPPEGGIHPREAARHHAEVANKVLEEAFQKAGIKPKDITVIAFSQGPGLGPCLRTGATVARALASYLGVPLVGVNHCVAHIEIGKLETGAVDPVTLYVSGGNTIVAAFDSGRYRVFGETLDIALGNCLDVFAREAGLRQKPGEPFGAVVEKLAKGGRRLIPLPYTVKGMDMSFSGLLTAAVNLLKKGESRLEDLCYSLQETVFSMVTEVTERALAHTEKREVLLTGGVAANKRLQEMIKAIAEEHDAKFCVVPSQFAIDNGAMIAWTGALAFTHGVATPIHESFVKLRWRLEEVEVPWVK; encoded by the coding sequence GTGTCTGCAAAAACAGTGGAGGGTTACTGTCTAGGCATTGAAAGCACAGCAGACGACTTCGGTGTTGGAATAGCCACCTTTAAAGGAGAAATTTTGGCAAACGTGATAAGCGCCTACATGCCTCCAGAAGGCGGAATACACCCAAGGGAAGCTGCGCGACACCATGCCGAAGTTGCAAACAAGGTTCTGGAAGAAGCATTCCAAAAGGCTGGAATAAAACCAAAAGACATAACGGTCATAGCTTTCTCTCAGGGTCCAGGTTTAGGTCCATGCCTTAGAACAGGCGCCACTGTCGCAAGAGCCCTAGCCTCTTATTTAGGCGTCCCTCTGGTTGGCGTCAACCACTGTGTGGCACACATAGAAATAGGCAAATTAGAAACTGGTGCTGTTGACCCTGTCACGCTTTATGTTTCTGGCGGGAATACTATAGTGGCGGCTTTTGATTCTGGACGCTATAGGGTTTTCGGCGAAACATTGGACATAGCCCTTGGAAACTGCCTAGACGTATTCGCAAGAGAAGCTGGCTTACGACAAAAACCGGGCGAACCCTTCGGAGCTGTTGTGGAAAAACTCGCTAAGGGTGGACGAAGACTTATTCCATTGCCATATACCGTGAAGGGCATGGACATGTCCTTCAGCGGCTTGCTTACGGCGGCGGTTAATTTGCTGAAGAAGGGTGAGAGTAGGCTGGAAGACTTATGCTATAGTCTCCAAGAAACAGTCTTCTCCATGGTCACAGAAGTCACAGAAAGAGCCCTAGCCCACACAGAAAAAAGGGAGGTTCTGTTAACGGGCGGCGTAGCAGCCAACAAAAGACTTCAAGAAATGATCAAAGCAATAGCCGAGGAGCATGACGCCAAATTCTGTGTTGTGCCAAGCCAATTCGCAATAGACAACGGCGCCATGATAGCTTGGACTGGTGCTTTAGCCTTCACCCACGGAGTGGCAACGCCGATCCATGAGAGCTTTGTAAAGTTGAGGTGGCGGCTTGAAGAGGTTGAAGTTCCTTGGGTGAAATAA
- a CDS encoding Kae1-associated kinase Bud32, producing MGEISQPRLIKRGAEACLYLADWHGRKVVMKRRLPKKYRVSALDEKIRAYRTIHESQLMHEAKKAGVPTPTIYLVDVKDATIIMEFIEGEQVKKLLAKVSESTRQTLCRKIGELIGKLHKNGIIHGDLTTSNMIQTPEGKIFFLDFGLGEKTKELEARGVDLHLMKRALQSTHFQFAEKCFDAVIEGYASILGTDEVKNVLDKIKEIERRGRYIAERRGE from the coding sequence TTGGGTGAAATAAGCCAGCCGAGGCTAATTAAAAGAGGAGCTGAAGCATGCTTGTATCTTGCAGACTGGCATGGAAGAAAGGTGGTGATGAAGAGGCGGCTGCCAAAAAAGTATAGGGTCTCGGCTTTAGACGAAAAGATAAGAGCCTATAGAACAATTCACGAGTCCCAACTGATGCATGAGGCCAAAAAGGCTGGTGTGCCAACACCGACAATTTATTTAGTTGACGTGAAAGACGCCACAATCATAATGGAGTTCATAGAGGGTGAACAAGTAAAAAAGTTGTTAGCCAAAGTTTCTGAAAGCACAAGGCAGACGTTATGCCGTAAAATAGGCGAGTTGATTGGTAAACTTCACAAAAACGGGATAATTCACGGCGACTTAACAACCTCCAACATGATTCAAACTCCCGAAGGGAAAATCTTCTTTTTAGATTTTGGGCTCGGCGAAAAAACAAAGGAGCTTGAAGCAAGAGGTGTGGATTTACACCTCATGAAAAGAGCGTTACAAAGCACACATTTCCAGTTTGCAGAAAAATGTTTTGACGCCGTAATTGAGGGTTATGCAAGCATTTTAGGGACTGACGAGGTGAAAAATGTTTTAGATAAAATAAAGGAAATAGAGAGAAGAGGACGCTACATAGCCGAAAGAAGAGGTGAATAA
- a CDS encoding VOC family protein, translated as MTFYVSDLKKAAQFYEEILGLEKKYEYSSYVGFECGGVEIGLIPKLKKGERASLSPSVEFLVDDVEKFYKELKSKGVKFVKELHEEPWGGKQATFTDPDGNILEIVQINWEKYFSVSAEGAKKKREPP; from the coding sequence ATAACCTTCTACGTTTCAGACTTGAAGAAAGCGGCGCAATTTTATGAGGAAATCCTTGGCTTAGAAAAGAAATATGAGTATTCAAGCTATGTTGGTTTCGAGTGCGGCGGGGTCGAGATAGGGCTTATTCCAAAACTTAAGAAGGGGGAACGTGCTTCACTCTCGCCGTCTGTGGAGTTTTTGGTGGATGATGTTGAAAAATTCTATAAAGAATTAAAGAGCAAAGGCGTGAAGTTTGTTAAGGAGTTACATGAAGAGCCTTGGGGTGGAAAACAAGCCACATTCACGGATCCCGACGGAAACATTTTAGAAATTGTGCAGATTAATTGGGAAAAATACTTTAGCGTGTCTGCCGAAGGGGCTAAAAAGAAACGTGAACCGCCATGA
- a CDS encoding XTP/dITP diphosphatase: protein MSFQLKGKVIFFATNNVNKFNEARKVLSRYKIAVGMIRIKTLEIQSESLEEIAKTSAIHAYKQCGLPLIVEDAGLFVEALNGFPGPYSSYVYKTIGNEGLLRLMEKSANRKAKFQSVVAYVSEELDAPICFKGEVVGEITRELRKESHFGFGFDPIFKPANSPKTFAEMSITEKNKYSHRARAFRRFAKWYKSLKGLGE, encoded by the coding sequence ATGAGCTTTCAATTAAAGGGTAAAGTAATATTCTTTGCAACAAACAACGTCAACAAGTTTAACGAAGCCCGCAAGGTTTTAAGCCGCTATAAAATAGCCGTGGGCATGATAAGGATTAAAACCCTTGAGATTCAAAGCGAAAGCCTTGAAGAAATCGCAAAAACAAGCGCCATCCATGCCTACAAACAGTGCGGTCTCCCCCTTATAGTTGAGGACGCCGGCTTATTCGTTGAAGCCTTGAATGGTTTTCCGGGACCCTACTCATCCTATGTTTACAAGACCATAGGCAATGAGGGTTTACTGAGGCTTATGGAGAAAAGCGCCAACAGGAAGGCAAAGTTTCAGTCGGTGGTGGCATACGTCTCCGAAGAACTCGACGCCCCAATATGCTTTAAGGGAGAAGTTGTGGGCGAGATAACTAGAGAGTTGCGGAAAGAAAGCCATTTCGGCTTTGGTTTTGACCCAATATTTAAGCCAGCCAACAGCCCAAAAACCTTCGCTGAAATGAGTATCACCGAAAAGAACAAATATTCCCATAGGGCAAGGGCCTTTCGAAGGTTTGCAAAATGGTATAAAAGCCTAAAAGGTTTAGGCGAATAG
- a CDS encoding 30S ribosomal protein S15, which produces MPKQEKGKSHSTRPVSKRPPSWCKYQPEEVEALVIKLAREGHPPSRIGTILRDQYAIPLVKPLTGKTITQILKEAGLAPSIPEDLGNLLRKAARLSAHLEKHRKDLHNKRALQLVEAKIHKLARYYKREGVLPPNWKYEPKIASIA; this is translated from the coding sequence ATGCCGAAACAGGAAAAGGGCAAATCCCATTCAACCAGACCAGTTAGCAAACGTCCCCCAAGCTGGTGCAAATACCAGCCAGAAGAAGTGGAAGCACTGGTCATAAAGCTGGCAAGGGAAGGCCACCCGCCAAGCCGCATAGGAACAATTTTAAGGGATCAGTACGCCATTCCATTAGTTAAGCCCTTAACAGGTAAGACCATAACCCAAATTCTTAAGGAGGCTGGACTTGCCCCCTCGATACCGGAAGACCTTGGAAACCTGCTTAGAAAGGCTGCGAGACTTTCAGCCCACCTTGAAAAGCATAGGAAGGACTTGCATAATAAAAGGGCTTTACAGCTTGTGGAGGCGAAAATTCACAAGCTTGCGAGATATTATAAGCGTGAGGGTGTTTTGCCCCCAAACTGGAAGTACGAGCCGAAAATAGCGTCAATAGCCTAA